One segment of Candidatus Ozemobacteraceae bacterium DNA contains the following:
- a CDS encoding acylneuraminate cytidylyltransferase family protein, translating to MNGRRLAVIPARGGSKRLPRKNIRPLGGKPLIAWAIEAALASECFERVLVSTDDREIADAAVNAGAWVPFLRPAVLATDTASSVDVLVHALEWVRQAPPPEGFAPEIVALIQPTSPFLRPGQICEACRLLDTGGFTTLGSMCAVRERPEWMFELDPACRARPLDPERLSLPSSRLPDLFRENGAIYLVRSAWLESARSLYDLPRHGALVMPPEDSVDIDTAEDWELAETRLRSSTPR from the coding sequence ATGAACGGCAGACGGCTTGCGGTCATCCCCGCGCGGGGCGGTTCGAAGCGGCTTCCCCGAAAAAATATCCGTCCGCTGGGCGGAAAACCCCTGATCGCCTGGGCGATCGAGGCAGCCCTCGCATCTGAATGCTTCGAGCGCGTCCTCGTCTCGACGGATGACCGGGAGATCGCCGATGCGGCGGTGAATGCCGGCGCATGGGTTCCCTTCCTGCGACCCGCCGTGCTGGCGACGGATACCGCCTCGTCCGTGGATGTGCTCGTGCATGCGCTCGAATGGGTGCGACAGGCGCCGCCCCCGGAGGGGTTTGCTCCCGAGATCGTCGCCCTGATCCAGCCGACGTCGCCGTTTCTTCGACCCGGGCAGATTTGCGAAGCCTGTCGTCTCCTCGATACCGGCGGATTTACGACCCTTGGCTCGATGTGCGCCGTCCGCGAGCGGCCCGAGTGGATGTTCGAACTCGATCCGGCGTGTCGTGCCCGGCCGCTCGATCCCGAGCGCCTGTCGCTGCCGTCCTCCCGTCTGCCGGACCTTTTCAGGGAAAACGGCGCCATCTACCTCGTGCGGTCTGCCTGGCTCGAGTCGGCCCGGAGCCTGTATGACCTCCCCCGCCATGGCGCCTTGGTCATGCCGCCCGAAGATTCCGTCGACATCGACACCGCCGAAGACTGGGAACTGGCCGAAACCCGCCTCCGCTCATCCACGCCCCGTTGA
- the asrC gene encoding sulfite reductase subunit C has product MSRDIDTRAVIKNAWRITARRNLSCLRVRVPAGHLAARHLELIRTIAEQYGNGTVHLTSRQGFEIPGIPYDRIPEVNRLMAPFIGEVEGGLGIPIDTPGTGYPAAGMRNISACIGNRVCPYANADTTSMAQKLEAILYPNHYHVKVAVTGCPNDCAKAHLQDFGIIAICEPELESGRCIGCEACAKTCRKKVTGAISMHNFRPRRDPVLCIGCGECVLACPVNAWSRVPKHLYRLLIMGRTGKRNPRLAAPFIDAIEEAPLLQILRNCFSYIDPNIDKLLPKEHVGYIVDRTGYPAFREAVLKGVTLNPQAVVAESLTFAGYRPAPLRRP; this is encoded by the coding sequence ATGAGTCGCGATATCGACACCAGGGCCGTCATCAAGAACGCGTGGCGAATCACCGCGCGACGCAATCTGAGTTGCCTGCGGGTCCGCGTTCCGGCCGGGCATCTCGCGGCAAGGCATCTCGAACTGATCCGCACGATCGCGGAGCAGTACGGGAACGGAACGGTCCATCTGACTTCCCGCCAGGGCTTCGAGATCCCCGGGATTCCCTACGATCGCATCCCCGAGGTAAACCGGCTCATGGCGCCGTTCATCGGCGAGGTCGAAGGGGGGCTGGGCATCCCGATCGACACTCCCGGGACCGGGTATCCTGCCGCCGGCATGCGCAACATCAGCGCCTGCATCGGCAACCGCGTCTGCCCGTATGCCAATGCCGACACCACATCGATGGCCCAGAAACTCGAGGCGATCCTGTATCCGAACCATTATCACGTGAAGGTGGCGGTGACGGGCTGTCCGAACGACTGCGCCAAAGCGCATCTCCAGGATTTCGGCATCATCGCCATCTGCGAACCCGAACTGGAATCCGGCCGCTGCATCGGGTGCGAAGCCTGCGCGAAGACCTGTCGCAAGAAGGTGACGGGTGCAATCTCGATGCACAACTTCAGGCCGCGCCGGGACCCGGTGTTGTGCATCGGCTGCGGCGAGTGCGTGCTGGCCTGCCCGGTCAACGCCTGGAGCCGCGTTCCGAAACACCTTTATCGTCTCCTCATCATGGGCCGCACGGGGAAGCGGAATCCCCGACTCGCCGCCCCGTTCATCGACGCGATCGAAGAGGCGCCGCTTTTGCAGATCCTTCGCAATTGTTTCAGTTATATTGATCCGAATATAGACAAATTGCTTCCCAAGGAGCACGTCGGCTACATCGTCGATCGAACGGGGTATCCGGCGTTCCGCGAAGCCGTCCTCAAAGGCGTCACGCTGAATCCCCAAGCGGTCGTCGCCGAATCCCTCACGTTCGCCGGGTACCGGCCGGCACCGCTGCGCCGCCCCTGA
- the asrB gene encoding anaerobic sulfite reductase subunit AsrB, which yields MNRRTWLPRPVRILDARRQNATDVTLFFENPSDAPQPGQFFEVSLPRIGEAPISVSDFAAGHVEMTIRSVGPLTAALCAKHPGDLIHVRGPYGRGFPLDTLRSGPLVIAAGGTGAAPVKSLIRLMSADPATASRLHVLLGFRSPADLLFREELASWASLTNLHVTVDRGDASWTGHTGVITTMIPSLPLFEPEATRVVVVGPPLMMKFTILAMLERGIREENLWVSYERRMSCGLGKCGRCKIHDRYVCLDGPVFPFAEARWLAD from the coding sequence TTCTTCGAGAACCCGTCCGACGCTCCTCAACCGGGCCAGTTTTTCGAGGTCTCCCTCCCCCGCATCGGCGAGGCGCCGATCTCGGTCAGCGATTTCGCGGCCGGTCACGTCGAGATGACGATCCGGTCCGTGGGCCCTTTGACGGCCGCCCTCTGCGCCAAACACCCGGGCGACCTCATCCATGTCCGCGGGCCCTACGGGCGCGGTTTCCCTCTCGACACGCTTCGGAGCGGGCCGCTCGTCATCGCCGCTGGCGGCACCGGCGCGGCGCCGGTCAAAAGCCTCATCCGGCTCATGTCGGCCGACCCCGCGACCGCTTCGCGGTTGCATGTCCTGCTCGGCTTCCGCAGTCCCGCCGACCTTCTGTTTCGCGAAGAACTCGCTTCGTGGGCTAGTCTCACGAACCTCCACGTGACCGTGGACCGGGGTGATGCAAGCTGGACCGGACATACCGGCGTCATCACCACGATGATCCCCTCTCTGCCTCTTTTCGAGCCCGAGGCGACGCGGGTCGTCGTCGTGGGGCCGCCCCTGATGATGAAGTTCACGATCCTGGCGATGCTCGAACGCGGTATCCGCGAGGAAAACCTGTGGGTTTCCTACGAACGACGCATGTCCTGCGGTCTGGGGAAATGCGGCCGCTGCAAGATTCACGACCGGTATGTCTGCCTCGACGGCCCCGTCTTTCCCTTCGCGGAAGCACGCTGGCTTGCGGACTGA